In Castanea sativa cultivar Marrone di Chiusa Pesio chromosome 6, ASM4071231v1, a single window of DNA contains:
- the LOC142640198 gene encoding uncharacterized protein LOC142640198: MASKQSKRLILVLISIADAASWCCALVLVALILLSSFRETNPNTTFEASSSDQQLLDLDRPCDEIYVVGEGETLHTISDKCGDPYIVERNPHIHDPDDVFPGLVIKITPSNSRKMLR; encoded by the coding sequence atgGCTTCCAAGCAATCAAAGAGGCTTATACTTGTGCTAATATCTATAGCTGATGCAGCCTCATGGTGTTGTGCACTCGTTTTGGTAGCTCTTATATTGCTAAGCTCTTTTAGGGAGACCAACCCCAACACTACTTTTGAAGCCAGCAGTAGTGACCAGCAGCTCTTGGATTTGGACCGACCATGTGATGAAATTTATGTGGTTGGAGAAGGTGAAACTCTGCACACAATCAGTGATAAGTGTGGTGACCCTTACATAGTTGAGCGCAACCCTCATATTCATGACCCAGATGATGTTTTCCCTGGACTTGTTATTAAAATTACTCCTTCAAATTCTAGGAAGATGTTAAGGTAG
- the LOC142640196 gene encoding uncharacterized protein LOC142640196, whose protein sequence is MPFGLKNVGATYQRMMMRMFRDRIGRTVEEYIDDMVIKSKQEGQHVDDLKEVFEILRRHRLRLNAECEKAFQDLKDYLRRAPTLTAPEPGEDLYMYLLASEHVASTVLLKDNGVQLPVYYVSKTLIDTEMRYLPLEKLVLAFVHSNLKLPHYFQAHTVYVLTEYPLQSLLRISDFTGRIVKWGTRLGSFDIRYRPRNSVKGQVLADFIVEFSSKGIETVCLVGTNPWKVFVDGASNAAGARARARIVVITPEGIRLKYSFRLGFRASNNEVEYKALLAGLRVVSDLGAREVEIYSDSQLVVNQVLGSFEAKYPRMVEYLRIAKRTMGYFSSVKVEQVAKGQNRHVDSLATLASSIANMVPRLIIVELVNELSISVRTVASQVTIAGRCCMDPIIKFLAENRVPDDEKEAARVRRNSSRYWLSADRKLYRSHVGGSSLAHRAMTQGFWWLQMQKEAIEYWVEAKALANIQDVDVKKFVRRNIVTRFGVPESFVFDNGSQFDSKAFREFCSNLGIKSRYSTQAYPQSNGQAEATNKAIVNGLKKRLEVAKGNWAEELPSILWAYWTTLRRSTGETPFSLTSGAEAVIPAEINLCNSWVAGFAPAKNEELMFGQLNLLEKHREAATIRLAEYQQKLARRYDRSVRKRVFTAGDLVLRKVVGNMQDINAGKLAPSWEGPYRVIVIVGAGAYYLEDLEERPLLWPWNVYNLKKFYH, encoded by the exons atgccgttcggattaAAGAATGTTGGAGCCACTTATCAAcggatgatgatgaggatgttTAGGGATAGGATTGGGCGTACGGTCGAGGAatacattgatgacatggttaTAAAAAGCAAGCAGGAAGGGCAGCACGTAGATGACCTTAAAGAAGTGTTTGAAATTCTCCGGCGACACCGGCTGCGTCTCAATGCCG AGTGtgaaaaggccttccaagacctaaAGGACTATCTTAGGCGGGCACCAACGTTGACGGCTCCGGAGCCGGGGGAAGATTTGTATATGTATCTCTTGGCATCCGAGCATGTTGCTAGCACAGTGCTACTAAAGGACAATGGCGTACAGCTACCTGTTTACTACGTAAGCAAGACGCTCATTGACACCGAGATGAGGTATTTACCACTGGAAAAGTTAGTGTTGGCATTTGTGCACTCTAACCTAAAAttgccccattattttcaggcccACACCGTCTATGTCCTGACTGAGTATCCTCTCCAGTCACTATTGAGGATATCTGACTTTACTGGGAGAATAGTTAAGTGGGGGACTCGGCTGGGTTCTTTTGACATTAGATACAGACCAAGGAACTCAGTGAAGGGTCAAGTGCTCGCAGACTTCATTGTCGAATTTTCGTCAAAAGGTATAGAAACGGTTTGCCTTGTTGGAACCAACCCATGGAAGGTATTTGTGGACGGTGCTTCCAATGCGGCaggagcaagagcaagagctaGGATTGTGGTCATTACACCGGAAGGAATAAGACTGAAGTATTCATTCAGGTTAGGCTTTAGAGCCTCCAATAATGAGGTCGAGTATAAGGCTCTACTGGCCGGACTGAGAGTCGTCTCGGACTTGGGAGCTAGGGAGGTGGAAATATACTCGGATTCCCAGTTGGTGGTTAACCAAGTACTGGGGAGTTTCGAGGCCAAGTATCCCCGGATGGTTGAATATTTGCGGATAGCGAAACGGACTATGGGCTATTTCTCTAGTGTGAAAGTAGAGCAAGTCGCCAAAGGGCAGAATCGCCATGTCGACTCCCTTGCCACCTTAGCATCATCAATAGCAAATATGGTACCTCGATTGATCATAGTTGAGTTGGTGAATGAGTTGAGCATCAGCGTGAGGACGGTAGCCTCACAAGTCACCATTGCTGGAAGGTGTTGTATGGATCCCATAATCAAATTTTTGGCTGAGAACCGTGTACCGGATGACGAGAAAGAGGCGGCCAGGGTACGACGAAATTCTTCTCGGTACTGGCTATCTGCAGATCGGAAGCTATACCGAAG TCACGTTGGAGGGAGTTCGTTGGCTCACCGAGCAATGACTCAGGGATTCTGGTGGCTTCAAATGCAAAAGGAAGCCATCGAATAT tgggtggaagcaaaAGCACTTGCAAACATCCAAGATGTAGATGTCAAAAAATTTGTACGGAGAAACATTGTGACGAGATTTGGGGTGCCAGAGTCCTTCGTCTTTGACAACGGTTCACAGTTTGACAGCAAAGCTTTCCGCGAATTCTGTAGTAACCTTGGCATTAAAAGTCGGTATTCTACACAGGCCTATCCGCAAAGTAATGGTCAAGCTGAGGCCACCAATAAGGCCATCGTTAACGGATTGAAGAAAAGGCTGGAAGTCGCTAAAGGCAATTGGGCTGAGGAATTACCGAGCATCCTATGGGCATACTGGACAACTCTGAGGAGATCcacaggagagacccctttttCTCTAACTTCTGGAGCAGAGGCTGTTATTCCAGCTGAAATAAACCTATGCAACTCCTGGGTCGCAGGTTTCGCCCCGGCCAAGAATGAAGAACTGATGTTCGGGCAGTTAAACTTGTTGGAGAAGCACCGCGAAGCAGCGACCATTAGGCTGGCCGAATATCAGCAAAAGCTCGCCCGAAGGTACGATAGAAGCGTGAGAAAGAGAGTGTTTACCGCGGGGGATTTGGTGCTTCGAAAGGTTGTTGGGAATATGCAAGACATCAATGCAGGGAAATTAGCCCCGTCCTGGGAAGGGCCCTATAGAGTGATCGTCATTGTAGGTGCAGGAGCATACTACTTGGAGGATTTGGAGGAAAGACCGCTTCTCTGGCCATGGAACGTTTACAACTTAAAGAAGTTTTATCACTGA